TTATCAAGACAGCCCTGAAAATAGGGAGTCTATCCAGAAGCTGTAGTCAGGGCAAGGGGCAAACATCAAGAATCCCTTTCCCTGGACACAGAAAATTAAAAACTGCTCTCTCATAAGTAAAAATAGGCTAATATTCCTGATCTTTGCATCTGGGATCTTAGCCTCCTGGTTCCCCACCCCCGCAAACAAAGCCCAGCGGAGCTTCTAAGGCTTTCTTTATATAGATAAATGTACTCCAGTCACGTGATCTCCTTTACACAATATTCTCAATACTTGACCCAGTTCAATCACATATCCAATGTACATGTAATGAATTATGATAAAGtagctttgctgttttacacAACACTGCCATTCATTATGTCTTTCCAAAGAATTAGAAAACAAATTTAAAGTGAAGGTTAAAAAAATGCCTGTGTTCCTACTTAAGAAACGTATTACTAGGCTACAATGATGTCTATTTCTTTTAAGACTGCTGCTAACTGTGTACAAGTATTGATAGCTTGGAAGTCAATTATTCCTCTGAAATTGGAGTGAGTGGCATCTGGATACACTGGGCTTAGCATTACATGAGAGGGTCATGTATTGTAGACATGGGTCTCCAATCCCTACAAATCTCTAAGGTCATCTTGAAGCATATTATGAGCACATGTTAAAAGGATTAAGgatttattaatataatataatacagtGCCTGTTATATGTTGTTATCTATCTTCCGCAGTTATCCATCCATGATCTTCTACACATATAAATGGAGTACAAGAGAACTGCCAGTTATTTCACTGAGCAAGCAGAAAATATTTCAGTAGTTTAGGATCCCTGAGCTTCCCCATTTCTGTTGCTTTCAGAATATATGGAGTGCCTGAAAGCCTTAGCTATTATAAATATTACTTTAAGACAGAGGTCAATAGATTCAGAGGCAATTAATTTGGaactatttatttgtatatttctcAGAATATCTATTCCATTTAATGCCTGAAGCTTTGGTGTATGCCTTTGAATCCATTTATTTTCTAAAGACTGATGAAGAGAAAGAATGACAGCCAGTCTTGAAAGGTATACCTTAGACTAGAAAAGAGCTCCCAGAAAGGCTAAAACCTATACCCACTTACATGGCTAttagcccttttctgcacaaagtgacttacttctgagtagacagaggattgtgctgttaatcttATAGTCTTGCCCACCTCAGGAATGATTTGTAAAACAGTTCCCAGAAAGATCCAGAGACTGGACTACTATACTATGAAGAGTAACTTCATACTGTACAGTTTACAGAACATTAGAATATTGACTTTTACATTCATGCCACCTGAACTTGAAAAACTAGTGCCTTGTGCCTAAACACTGGGGGCTTAATTCTGCAACTTTTGTCCACCTAAACTTGTACAGAAATACATGTCCAAGACTAACTCCACTGGACAGCAAGTGGCATGGAAAACTGACACTTCCCAATGGTCACTTTCGTTTACGGACAGAATAATTTCTTGGTGGGAAAACTGAAAAGTTCATCTTCCACTTTTATTGAGGTAGGGGTAAGATTTTCTGAAATGACTTAAGAAAATGCTTCAATGGTTACTTAAAATCagtcttcttttttccaagcactTTTGTTATGTAACTTTCCTGTTGTTTCTGTATCTTAAACTCAGATGCTTGTtttctgcaaaaaacaaaaacaaaccacatacacacaaattGTGATAGCAGATTGCAAGAACATTAACTACATAACTTTCTGTGTGGAAATAAATTAGTCCTTACTGAACATCTGAAACATCAGGAAAGGATACCCATGTGTGTGTGAAGGCCCCTGAAGAATCCTTCCAAGTATGCAAAAAACTGATAAAAATACATTATTACAATTCCGACCAAAAAGGAAAGCCATATATAAGGATTATCTCTCCAGCCATTAATTGagctggttcagacatcatgataaaccatggttaatcgTGTTGGGAACACGCTGCAGTAAGTTTCAGCTTTGCATTCTATGTCAAAGTGTGCAATTTGTGAATTTTCAGTGAATCTACTACAGCTGTCGTAAATACAAGAAAACCTGTCTGAATCCTATTGAAGTTAATGATAAATGCCAGTGGAAGAGAGAGGTTCCAGTTTAAAATACTTACTTTAAGCTTTGCTTTTGCTTGTTGATGAAGTGCTGCAGCTCCTTGATCTCATTCTCTTTGTAGTTTAGAACATCTTCCTGTTTCTGAATATGGGTCTCTATTTCTGTCAGAGGAATTTGGGAATCACTAATTTATCTCCTAATTCTCAAAAACTCCTATCAAAAATGTTTAGCTGCATTACCCTGGCATAATAACACCAAATATAGGCCTTCTACACTCTAGAATTCCAAATTCTGTGCAAAGAATAAATATTATGCTGATGGACATAACTCTACATTAAGTTCAAAAACATCAACTGtggtgcgtgtttgtgtgtgttctggGAAATGGTTGCTGAATACTGCCAGGAATTTCTCCATATCTGACTATAGGTAACTTCTAAAGCTATGCTCCTTCATAATTTTGAATCTACTAACCCTGGATAAGGACCTTCATATCTAATAGTATACAGCAGTGTATATAGAATGTGACTGCAAGTCTCCCAAGCAAAGTTATAAACACCAGTGGACTGATGAAATTAGGGAAATTACAATGTACAAACTTATTAGAGGGTTGGAACACCTTTCCTATGAGGAATATATAAAGCATCTGAggttttttaatttagaaaaaactGATGACAAATAGGATACCCAAAACTCAGGTTTATAAACATATACTGTATGTGCTatagagaaaatggaaagaaagagagagagaggtatttcATACAATACACAGAGGCAAACACAGATCTGGCACTGAGTGTATGTCAACAGGAAGCTGCAATCAATCATGGCTGCAAGATTCATGTTTAGAAATGCCCTAAAGGTACATATCTAaaaaatgcaatgtgtgaagTGCCCTTTATTTTAAGACAATAAAATAATCTAGTGAACTTACCAGTGCATTTGTTGATCAGTTTGTCTTTTTGGATTGACTGCTTTAGCACTTTGTTGTTTACACGAGAAAGTCTACAACAGAAGTAACAGGGAAAAATTGTTAACAGTTCACAATGATAATAATGAAATACATCTCAAGGTTATTAGGAATATTAAAAAAACTGTCTTGTGAGCAAGGGATAGGATGGACCATGAATCTGATTGccataaaaaaaacctcatttaAATTAAATATCTTCCTGAATTCCTAGCACCGAGGGCTcattttaccgtatttcttcaattctaagacacactttcccccccatataaacgtctttaaaaacggggtgtgtcttagaatcacaggcgtgtcttagggttttttctctgttggtggtactgaaatcagtgtgtgtcttacaatcgatggcgtcttacaatcgaagaaatacggtagtattgtTGGATACTAGCAATAATTCAGCAAACATTCCATAAGATTGTGGCATGTGCTTAATGGTAACTGCACAATGAAGTGCCTTGTTGAACTGAAAATTGTGAAGCTGATGATTAATCTCTTAGTTCATAAATACATTAAGGTATTTAACTGTttacaaaaggaagaaaaatagttTCCAATTAGAAtttagcacatccagtttaacaTTTGTGGTTCTCATTTGAGTCTTGAATGTCAGGAGCAGGCAAGCCTCAGATTTCTATgatcccccttttatttttaaaccagtcCCTGGGCCCTCTAAAAGGTTTTAAACGTCGAAAGTGTTCTATGCAACATACACAATGTGATGAAAAGAAGCTgaagaaaaaaccaaaaaaggtgcattttaagagtatttttttgagaacataagaaaagccatattggatcagaccaaagatctatccagcattgtgttcatacAGAATCTAtagagtggccagccagatgcctatgggaagcccagaaaTAGGACATCAGTGCAATAGCCCCATCCCACTTgcgttccacagcaactggtatacagagccatactgcctctgatcctggagataatacacagccatcaggactaatagccactgatagctttatcccTGATCCAACAGAAATATAGGTGTTTGGTCTGAAACAAAACTGTCCTTGATGAATGGTGACCCTGATCATTCATATAGCATTTCAGATTTGGGGTTAATTAATAAGGATCCTTTCAAGAAAACAGGTTTTCTCTGTCAAGTAAGAAGCTAAtatcccaatcctatgcatgtttattccaaAGTAGGTCCCACTTTGTCCCAAGGctgcaaatcctatgcatgtttacttaagaATAAGTCCCACAAAATAAAGTGGAGCCTACTGGAAACCTCTCGCCTCTCTATGACAAATAGTAAACACTCATGGGCAGCAAGGGAGTTGTTCGAGAGGTACTAGGACCTAACGGATTCCTCCCTCCTTCCAACCTCTGAACATCCAATAAGAGAGCAGACCGGGAGAGAGGCAGCTGTTGGTCCCAAGGAATTGGTTAGCTAACGGCCTACTCGAGGACTGTAACTAATGTGATGTCCACCTTCCTCTTTATGCAGCCAAACTATAAGCCAGCTCCCTTCACAGAGACCTCCTTGCCATCCATTTACAAGCCTACGCGTTATCAAATGCTTGCTTCTCCCTCTCAAGTTGCTTTGACAGAATATCAATCTCCCCAAGGGCAAATTCCagctgttcagatgtcacagctAGATTACTCTTTGTCTTTGCATGTTCTTGCTCTTCATTCTGTAAATTAAAGTACAGTTGAAAAATTTATTATATTGCCTAAGCAATTTCACTGAGCAACATTTTAACAGAAATAGCATCCAACTACATCAGTACAAGAAAATATTATAGAATTCTGCTATGTTCTCTTTCTATCTCAAGTATTCTGATGCCACTTCCCCAGCTTTGAAAGCATAACGTACTTACAACACAATTTTCAATACAATAATGATATATTTAAGGTTTACATCATAACTTGGACACAACTGTTCTAGTCACTGGGCAAAACTCTGAGAATGTGCACTCTCTATCATTCCCTTGATTGTTTTTATGGAAAGGAGGGTTAAAATATCAGAATTAAATGAATAACTGAAAAGTACACACCTCTAGCTTCTTCACAATAGCCTCATATTCCTTTTTGCTTACTGAGTTTTCCTCTTGTATTGCTATCTATAAAAAGAATGTTATAAATTGGTTGTTTGCATAAAAGAGATTTCTTATTACGTAAGATCACAaagaatgcaatcctaagcatgtttagacagaaaaacgtcctacatctctcagatgggagttgtacgacttttttctgtctaaacatgcataggattgcaccctacatgTAATTAGTTATTTTTACAGTCTGGCCCTATTTAGTTAGTTCCACCAGAGACCACTGATTTCATTGGGTTTAGACACATGTAAATCTGCCTAGGCTCAGTCTATTTaaagtagccttcctcaacctagtgccctccagatgtgttaacaCTATAACTTCCTTAATTCCCAAGTgcagatgatgggaggtgtagtcaaTCACATTATGTAACAGTATCTACCCATTTTATATTACCATAACCACATCTGGCCAATGCCTTATTTCAGCTGCTGCATCTTTTGAAGAATCCCTGCTGACATGGTTATTGCCTTAAATGAAACCAAATATAAAATCTCAGTCTTTCTTAGAGAGAGTTAGTTTCATTTCACGGCTATGAGTGTACAAAGGGAATAATGAACAATATAAGAAGAGCTtcgcaggatcagaccaaaggtccatctattcAAAGGTCCAGTTTCCAACAGCAGCTAACGAGATGCTTCTAGGaagctgaaaatgaaaacagcaatTGCCATCTGTCATTGCTGTCCTctggcaactggtattcagaagcgcACTGCCTCTGAACTTGGGGGTTCCACCTGGATAATACTGCAGATTGACATTATGTATATAAGTACTAGAACTTGCCCTACTGCATCAAACAAAGCTCCACCTAGCCCAGAATCtcatttccaacagtggccagccagaaacTTTCAGGAAGGCCACCAGGACGAAATGAAGAAAGTCCTCTTTTATTATTTGTGTTCCTAGaaactggcattcagcagcatatTACCTCTGAACACAAATGTCTTATTTAGCTATCATGGTTTATATAGTCCATTACAAACTGTTGCAgcgtggaatcatagaatagtagttggaaggggcctacaaggccatcgagtccaaccccctgccctgctcaatgcaggaatccaccttaaagcatacctggcaggtggttgtccagctgcctcttgaaggcctctagtgaaggccacaaccaccctaggtaactggttccattgtcatactgctctaacagtcaggattttttttctaatgtccagccggaatctggcttcctgtaacttgagcccattattccatgtcctgcactctgggaggatcgagaagagatcctgaccctcctctgtgtgacaacctttcaagtatttgaagagtgctttcatgtatcccctcaatcttctcttctccaagctaaacatgcccagttgtttcagtctctcttcatagggctgtttccagacccctgatcttcctggttgccctcctctgaacatgctccatttTGTTTCTATTCAGCGCCCTGCTCCAGGATACTGCATTctattctctctcccctccccacatcccaagtcagcactccatgcccattaaacatacaaacatttgggggggggcggtttctccgccctaaaattatttttttacttctgcaaacaTTGGTGGGCCACACAGGTGACTTCAGGAGCCACACAGGCTTCACATATGTGTGGACAACATTACAGGTTTATTCAACAGGGCTGTATAATGTACATTGGCAGGGCTCTAAAAACCCAAGCTTGCGACAGGCGAGGAGAGGCTATGGAGCCCAGTTTATAGTAGAAGGGAGAGAGGTGTAATGGTTAGTGCAGTCCAGGATCATGGAAGCTCAAGTTGAAATCCCCACTGGATGACCTTATTTGTACCAGTAATTATCTTTTGGTCTAACTCAGCATTCCCCAACGTGGGGCCCTCTAGAAGTGTTTGGCTACAAGAcccagaatccccagccagctattATGGAGCTTGCAGtcaaatgcatctggagggctccaggtaggggaaggctggtctCACCTAACAGGCCTCCTGCGACGATAAAAcgtgagcggggtggggggagaatcacGTATGCTGCTTTGAGCTCCTTAAAGAAAGTTAATTAACACGTTGGACACATAGGAGAGGGCGAAAAGTTTCTAGACAGCGTCCTCCTAACCCTCAgggagcattttaaaaagaaagaaagatagcatTTGTGAAGGTAGGACACAGGCAAGAGATCTCCGGCACAACTGCTGTCAGCTTCTTGGGCGGTAACAAGGCGaccctggagctgctgctgctcctcctggtCACCTCTTATGTTGAGAACAGCCCTGACAACGGCGGAATCCTGCCCGCCCCACGGTAATTCATTgcacggggcggggggagagcccTCGCCCCCTGAAACGGGCTGCCTTCTCTCCCACCTGCCGCCTCAGCCTATCCAGCAAAGCCTCCTGGGCCTCGATGAGGTCTCGCAGCTGTTGAAAGGCCACGGACGACGCCATTTTGTTCCCCCTCTCCCGAGTTTCCAGCCCGCGCTGATTGGAAGTGGCCGCGCTTCCTGCTCCCGACCAATCACAGAAGAGCGCCGAACGGGATCTTCAGCTGCTCGCGCGAGAACTTCCTACACACCCGCCGCTCCCGAGGGAAGGAAAGCGAGAGTCGCGCTGGCTGCTTTTCCAGTATGTGAAATAGAAAGCGGCTATTGGCTGGGCCTGTGCACGCGGCAGCTCCTCAACGAAGTCCCGTATTGGCTCTTCTCCGTTCTAAAATAGAACGTTCCTCCCCCTCTCTAGCATCCCATGGaaaggaagcttcagctggtacaaaacagggcagcccatttactaacagggactggccggcgagaccacattacgccagtccttttccagctgcaacggtttggggccaggttatttgaaggaacgcctcctcccctatgtacctgcccggaccttaagatcatctacaggggcccttctccgtgagcccctgccaaaggaagtgaggcaggtggctactaggaggagggctttctctgctgtggtacccaggctgtggaatgagctccccagagaggttcgcctgacgcctacactgttctgctttcgtcgccagccaaagacctttttattctcagtattttaacacttaattttaacttaaatttaaattttactgttctaactctgtattttaaacttatatcaattttgctgcgtggttttatcctgattgtgctttttatactgttattttgtatttgtgcttttaacctgttggttgttttattatggttttaacttttgtgaagcgcccagagagcttcagctattgggcggtataaaaatgtaataaataaataaataaaataaatacattgagaAAGACACGTGTGATCCCATTTACACTGACTAGGATGAccggatgaaaaggaggacagggctcctgtatctttaacagttgcatagaaaagggaatttcagcaggtgtcatttgtatatatggagaacctggtgaaattccctcatcatcacaacagttaaagtgcaggagctatactagagtgaccagatttaaaagagggcagggctcctgcaactttaactggtgtgatgaagaggaaatttcaccaggttctccatatatacaaatgacacctgctgaaattcccttttcaatacaactgttaaagatacaggagccctgtcctccttttcatatggtcaccctaacactgacAGAACAGTGAATGTATCATTATGCCCATGGCATAAATTCACTTTGATTTATTGGAGAAACGCTGGTAGTTGTaagaacatttttctgtctaaacatgcataggattgtgcccttaatgcttttttaaaaaaattctgtcaTAGGGATTTTTGCCTGTAATGATGGCGCTTGAAACAAAAGTAATCTGAATGTAAGCAAGCTTTGatattgatatttttatttcatttatttccacACAACACAGCTACAATTGTCATTTTCAAAGCTAAAGAATGCATTACATTTAATTTAatggtttaaaaaagaaacacatacACACGAAACATTGTTTCCCAATCAATGGGTGTAATTTTCACACATTGCAGTTGACCTGTTGAAATTGCCAAAGAGTTGAGGCCAAAGTAACAGAGAATTGTTTACTTCAAATCCACTAATTGCTCTAAGACAAAAtatttccagatttttttttactctagataaGGAAAGCATACCTTAATTACTAGTCTTCTGGTGTAACAATACACACCTAAATAGTTTCTGAAAAATGAACTGTACAATCAAGATTCAGAGCAATGATATAATTACCATATTGCCAATGTATATTTACATTCAGAAAAATAAGTCTCACCAAGCaacttaaataaacaaataaataagaatgttAAGCTGGTGCTtgatgtgaaataaataaaaaccaaaggcCATTTTCAGAACTCATGCACACTtgaagtacattttaaaataagctaTCCCACAAAAGGTAAACCAGGTCTTTAATTTATGCTACAATCTGCTATAGATTTCTCTATAACCTAActgggacaaacaaacaaaatgcacagttaattttatatataaaagttCAGGATGTTTTCCTGCAATAGTACTTTGTAAAATGTCATTAACTTTGTCACTTTGGGTGACGTCTAGTCAGATACTACCTAAAAGAACCATTAGCTCTGAAATGTAGCTTAAGaacacaattctatgcatttgTAGGAcgtcttttctgtctaaacatgcatagaattgtgctctaaGAATATTCCCAGGCACATACTATCTAGGAATATTTGATTTAACTTGAATCTGCAAGTACAAGCTAGAATGAAATATTGGGGGCATCAAATGAATTACAGACAAAATGACAAGGAATAAACCACACAGGCCAAAATTATAGACTTTAAACACATCTTCAATAATCTGCTATCCTAGAGAAATTTAGAGGCATTTAAGGTGCACACTGTTATAAACATATCATTAAAATGCTACCCTGAATTTCCTCTGGAAACTGGATTCAGGATAAGGTAGAACAGAGAAGTGACCATTGGCGGATACGATTATCTATTTTCTAGCTGTTGGGACCCAGATCTTGCCAAAAATTACAGTGAGCATTTATTCTCCCACATGGTCCAGATGGCCAAACGTTGAGCCTTGGTTCATTAACTAGAAGGATACACTGAAAATCCAGGGCTACATCTCTGGGCTAGGGTAAAACCAATCTGTTCCCGTCCATTGGCTAGAGAAGGAGCTAGTGCTCAAATGCTggctttcctcttcctcttccctatTGTATCGTGCCTTTGGGAGTGTGAGCCTGGACTGTCCTACCTTTTAATCTCTGTACAATGCTTAGAAACTTTTACATGTTTTATAACACcatcatcaataacaacaaaataaataaataaataaaaatccttgaAGCCTCTTTTTTGCAACGTCTACTGAAACAGAACAGTGAGACATACCGTATAAAAACCGATAGCAGAGcaaatctttttttccttccGCCTAAGCTTTTGTTGCAAGTCAGGTAGACAGCAGCTTCAGATAAATATGGGAATGACAAGGTAAGATGCTGATGATTTACTGATCTGACATTGAATGGGCTCCATGCTCATGTCAAGAACAGTGAATGGGCTCCATGCTCCATGCTCATGGCAAGAACAGTGAGCATGAGGGCTAGATTCCTGGGAAGCCCGTGCTTAGCACCTGAACGACAGCAAAGTATCAAATGAAGACTGTTGCCAAATGCAATAAAACCTCCAAGGAATCACTAACATTTAAATACTACTGGGCCTTGGAATCAAATGTACTGTATATATATTACAGCAAAAGTTGCCTCTATGGCTCAGTTCATATAGCTCTGTATACACGATAAGGATACCGTTCTAAGTCTCTAGATTACGTTTTTCCTCTTGGTTATAAAAGGAAAGCAGAGCCAAGTTGAAATTCCTACCAATAGCATATATGGTTTGTCAGTACTGCTCACTTCTCCCCTTATGCCTCAGCCGATTAGCGACTCCTTTGTATTCCTATGAGACTGGAGAGCTTTTCACAGTTCTCAAGTTTTACGGATTCGGCTTTCTGTTTCAGGCGCTCATCTCTGTATAGCTTCGCCAAATTAGATAACTctgattctgaaaaacaaaaGATATACTTGGTAGTTACATTTTATTTTGGTCTTTATTTAAACCTGgattatctatataaataaaaatgaaaaagaccgttcgttactgtcgttatatctccaaaagttcttcaccgattgcattgaaattttgacacagcgttgcattcgaatacgcgagcgttgttatgtaactatgttctctatggggtcaaaggtttgtcttaaaatcgaagaaataggcctcctcaaaaccagttctgctgatcattgtgacatcaccaaccagtaggccaatccgctgcctctgcctcctctcctatttgcatgtactctcgcaattggctgagtgaatatagatgtcacacctgtgagttacacgttcagaagaaaggtaactgccaggagtttccagtaacctcctcaccgtaaaaacatgcttttatatctccgaaagttcttcaccgattgctttgaaattttgacacagcgttgcgttcgaatacgcgagcgttgttatgtaactatgttctctatggggtcaaaggtttgtcttaaaatcaaagaaataggcctcctcaaaaccagtcctgctgatcattgtgacatcaccaaccagtaggccaatccactgcctctgcctcctctcctatttgcatgttctctcctatttgctcttataggtcattgtgacatcgccaaccagtaggccaatccactgcctctgccttctctcctatttgcatgttctctcctatttgctcttataagtcattgtgatatcgccaaccagtaggccaatccactgcctctgcctcctctcctatttgcatattctctcacaattggctgagtgaatatagatgtcacacctgtgacagttacacgttctgaagaaaggcaactgccaggagtttccactaa
This sequence is a window from Elgaria multicarinata webbii isolate HBS135686 ecotype San Diego chromosome 4, rElgMul1.1.pri, whole genome shotgun sequence. Protein-coding genes within it:
- the SPATA24 gene encoding spermatogenesis-associated protein 24 encodes the protein MASSVAFQQLRDLIEAQEALLDRLRRQIAIQEENSVSKKEYEAIVKKLENEEQEHAKTKSNLAVTSEQLEFALGEIDILSKQLEREKQAFDNALSRVNNKVLKQSIQKDKLINKCTEIETHIQKQEDVLNYKENEIKELQHFINKQKQSLKKQASEFKIQKQQESYITKVLGKKKTDFK